ACTGGCTGCGAAGGGCTTCACTCCCGATGAGGTGACACGCGCGACTCAACCCGCCGAGTCCTTCCACGCGCAGCTCCGAGAGGAAATCGAGTCCTACGAGCGGCTCCGCCGCGGCGACTTCGAAGAGCTGAATAATTTTCAGGGACTCGGGCGGTTGCTCATCGTACTGCGGATCTACCGGGGCTTGTCCCAGCGCCAGCTCGCAGAAGAGCTGGGCGTTCATGAGTCCCAGGTGTCACGGGATGAGCGGAATGAGTACCACGGCATCACGGTCGAGCGGACCAATCGGATCTTGGATGCGCTTGGAGTCGAATTGCACACGCAGGTCGCCATGACCGCCAATTCGGACCGCTCGGCGGGGCGGAAGAGCCGCAGCGCAGCGAACGCATAGGGACGTCTCCCCTCACTGCTGCCACCGGGTCAACGGCGGCGTGTGTGGATCTACTCCAGAGCCGTTACGTCAGCGGCTTCGCTCCTTCCCTTCTTCTTCCGGGCCAGCCTCTGGGGTGCCGGCTCCGTCGGCTCGGACGGTTCCTCAAGGTCGTGTAGCCGGCGAAATTCCCCCAGCCCGTGCCGCGTGATCCGATAGCACGCGGAAAGGGTCCCGTCCGAGAGTAATCGCGCCCCTCCGGTGTTCTGCTCGATCCAGTCGAAGGCGATCAGCTCTCCGTGCAGGACCGTGAGTTGTTCGGACTTGACACCGTCCATCCGCATCAGCCGATCCTGCCACACGGTCCGGTCCTCGGAACCCAGGCGGGCGTAATGCGACAGCAGCGCCAGGAGGTGAGCGTCTTGCCCCGGCCGCACCGGAAAGTCAAACATCGTCGCCCCTCGCGGATGGAACCGGAAGGGAATCGACGATGACGTCTCTCTCCTTCACCGCGTCACT
This DNA window, taken from Frigoriglobus tundricola, encodes the following:
- a CDS encoding helix-turn-helix domain-containing protein, producing MIKNESEYREAVEKRKAELLRLEGEQTALAAKGFTPDEVTRATQPAESFHAQLREEIESYERLRRGDFEELNNFQGLGRLLIVLRIYRGLSQRQLAEELGVHESQVSRDERNEYHGITVERTNRILDALGVELHTQVAMTANSDRSAGRKSRSAANA